One segment of Castanea sativa cultivar Marrone di Chiusa Pesio chromosome 3, ASM4071231v1 DNA contains the following:
- the LOC142629906 gene encoding receptor-like protein 9DC3, with protein MFMRLLYILPLFYRIHSSPSMHPPCHDDERSALLQFKQSFTIEETASSFPIACNRVRSWTLEGENSTDCCSWDGVSCDEDTGHVIGLDLSNSCLLGSINSNSTLFRLVHLQKLNLADNYFNYSQIPSQVGSLSRLTHLNLAHSMFSGQIPFEVSKLSQLSSLGLGWNHDSTKNLLRLGRLSLTSLVGNLTLLEDLDLSRVNISSTVPNIFANMSNLRSLYLLDCGMYGEFPKGIFMLPNLRILDVNHNEDLNGSWPDFQYWRSPLEQMSLARVNFSRELPSSMGNLSSLIALEMPSCSLSGSIPSSIGNLTNLIYLDLSNNILVGNIPSSIGNLIQLGLLSLHNNHLTGLIPSRLANLTQLIILDMSYNQLTSPIPLGLRKLTLLYELGLASNEFEGKFPIFIFNLRNLNFLDISDNYLIGIKWICNMTFLHVLDVSNNNFNGPLPECLHNMFYGSKLRMISLRGNKFQGLLPRSLANCTMLEAIDVSNNQFSDTFPSWLENLPNLEILILRSNQFYGNILESPETNYEFPNLRILDLSYNIFTGNLPLNSFRNWNALKLDKHDHPLTYIHEKQYFNVGTHHLYYYYDYSMKITNKGVDTVYKKVQDFFRAIDMSSNRFVGEIPKSIGDLKDLNMLNLSNNILTGHIPVSLGNLIQLESLDLSQNKLSGEIPSQLTQLTFLEWFNVSHNYLTGSIPGGKQFNTFETSSFEGNLGLCGNPLSKKCWDIDSSPAVFDRSLDSPRFHLEFGWKIVLVGYGFGFIVGVIIGNITITRKDDWLKKVFEMTQSTTGTIMELEKGTYRN; from the coding sequence ATGTTCATGCGCTTGCTTTACATACTCCCTTTGTTTTATCGTATACATTCCTCTCCTTCCATGCATCCACCATGCCATGATGATGAGAGGTCAGCCTTGTTGCAATTCAAGCAAAGCTTTACCATAGAAGAGACTGCTTCCAGTTTTCCTATTGCATGCAATAGGGTCAGATCTTGGACACTAGAAGGAGAAAACAGTACTGATTGTTGCTCGTGGGATGGTGTTAGCTGCGATGAGGACACAGGCCACGTGATTGGCCTTGACCTCAGTAACAGTTGTCTCCTTGGTTCAATCAACTCTAACAGCACTCTCTTTCGTCTTGTTCACTTGCAAAAGCTCAACCTTGCTGACAATTACTTCAACTACTCTCAAATCCCGTCCCAAGTAGGCAGTCTTTCGAGACTGACACATCTCAATCTAGCTCATTCTATGTTTTCTGGTCAAATCCCATTTGAAGTTTCCAAGTTGTCCCAATTGTCATCTCTGGGTCTGGGTTGGAACCATGATTCAACGAAAAACCTGTTACGATTGGGAAGGTTAAGCCTAACGAGCCTAGTTGGAAATCTAACCCTTCTAGAAGATCTTGATCTGAGTAGAGTGAACATATCCTCCACCGTGCCTAATATCTTTGCAAACATGTCTAATTTAAGGAGCCTCTATCTCCTTGACTGTGGAATGTATGGGGAATTTCCAAAAGGCATTTTTATGCTACCGAATTTACGGATTCTTGACGTAAATCACAACGAAGATCTCAATGGTTCTTGGCCTGACTTTCAATATTGGCGCAGCCCCCTGGAGCAAATGAGCCTCGCACGCGTCAATTTCTCTCGAGAGCTGCCCTCTTCAATGGGAAACCTTAGCTCCTTGATTGCTTTGGAAATGCCCAGTTGCAGCTTGTCAGGGTCCATTCCATCTTCAATCGGTAACCTCACAAATCTCATTTACCTTGATCTTTCAAATAACATTTTAGTGGGTAACATTCCATCTTCAATTGGAAATCTCATCCAACTTGGTCTTCTAAGCCTCCACAATAATCATTTGACTGGTCTAATCCCTTCTAGGCTTGCAAACCTCACACAATTGATTATCCTTGACATGAGCTACAATCAATTAACTAGTCCAATTCCTTTAGGGCTTAGGAAGCTGACACTATTATATGAATTAGGTCTTGCAAGCAATGAGTTTGAAGGCAAGTTTCCAATCTTTATCTTCAACCTAAGGAATCTTAACTTTCTTGATATTTCTGATAATTACCTTATTGGTATTAAATGGATTTGCAACATGACTTTTCTTCATGTCCTTGATGTGTCTAATAACAACTTTAATGGTCCACTTCCTGAATGCTTGCACAATATGTTCTATGGAAGCAAATTGAGAATGATTAGTTTGAGAGGGAACAAATTCCAAGGCTTGTTACCAAGATCATTGGCCAATTGTACGATGCTGGAGGCCATTGATGTTAGTAATAACCAATTCAGTGACACTTTTCCGTCATGGTTGGAAAATCTTCCAAATTTAGAGATTCTCATCTTGCGGTCAAACCAATTCTATGGTAACATATTAGAGAGTCCTGAAACCAATTATGAGTTCCCAAACTTGCGAATCCTTGATCTctcttacaatatttttactgGAAATTTGCCATTAAATTCCTTTAGAAATTGGAATGCATTGAAATTGGACAAACATGATCACCCTTTGACATATATTCATGAAAAACAATATTTCAATGTGGGGACACACCATTTGTATTACTATTATGATTATTCaatgaaaataacaaataaaggTGTGGATACAGTATACAAAAAGGTCCAAGACTTTTTTAGAGCCATCGATATGTCTAGCAATAGGTTTGTTGGAGAGATTCCAAAATCTATAGGAGATTTAAAGGACCTGAATATGCTCAATCTTTCCAATAACATTCTCACTGGACATATTCCTGTATCTTTGGGGAATCTTATACAATTAGAATCATTAGATCTTTCTCAAAATAAGCTCTCAGGGGAGATTCCATCACAGCTAACACAACTTACTTTTCTCGAATGGTTCAATGTTTCTCATAATTATCTCACTGGCTCTATACCAGGAGGGAAGCAATTCAACACATTTGAAACTAGTTCTTTTGAGGGAAATTTAGGTTTGTGTGGAAATCCATTGTCAAAGAAATGTTGGGATATTGATTCTTCACCTGCAGTTTTTGATCGAAGTTTGGACTCACCTAGATTTCACCTTGAATTTGGATGGAAAATAGTTTTGGTTGGGTATGGATTTGGATTCATTGTTGGAGTAATAATTGGCAACATCACCATAACAAGAAAAGATGATTGGTTGAAGAAAGTCTTTGAAATGACGCAAAGCACAACTGGTACAATAATGGAACTGGAGAAGGGAACATATAGAAACTGA